One genomic region from Amycolatopsis sp. FBCC-B4732 encodes:
- a CDS encoding GntR family transcriptional regulator, translated as MKRDRVRRHLLKVIENVGPGTGLASERDLAAELGVSRPTVRAAIDELTRTGLLVRQRGRGTFTSPQKVTQELATGLAVPPAEGHWTSRVVAFTTAPAARSLAAELACEPGTPVLRVTRVRYVDDEPIAIESLALPADLVPGLLPADLETGNFYRLLRERFGIAVQDAVQTIEPAVTNPDQAELLEIAVYAPILHIERLTRDTTGRVVELTRSVYRGDRYRITSKLRFDAESG; from the coding sequence GTGAAGCGCGACCGCGTCCGGCGGCACCTGCTGAAGGTGATCGAGAACGTGGGCCCCGGTACCGGCCTGGCCTCCGAGCGGGACCTCGCCGCGGAGCTGGGCGTCTCGCGCCCGACCGTCCGGGCGGCGATCGACGAGCTGACCCGCACCGGGCTGCTGGTGCGCCAGCGCGGCCGCGGCACGTTCACCAGCCCGCAGAAGGTCACCCAGGAACTGGCCACCGGGCTCGCCGTCCCGCCCGCGGAAGGGCACTGGACCAGCCGGGTCGTCGCGTTCACCACGGCACCGGCGGCCCGCTCGCTCGCCGCCGAACTGGCGTGCGAGCCGGGCACGCCGGTCCTGCGCGTCACCCGGGTCCGGTACGTCGACGACGAGCCGATCGCGATCGAAAGCCTGGCGCTGCCCGCCGATCTCGTGCCCGGTCTGCTGCCCGCCGACCTCGAGACCGGCAACTTCTACCGGCTGCTGCGGGAGCGCTTCGGGATCGCCGTGCAGGACGCGGTGCAGACGATCGAGCCGGCCGTGACCAACCCGGACCAGGCCGAGCTGCTGGAAATCGCGGTGTACGCCCCGATCCTGCACATCGAACGGCTGACCCGCGACACGACCGGCCGCGTGGTCGAACTGACCCGCTCGGTCTACCGCGGCGACCGGTACCGCATCACGTCGAAACTCCGCTTCGACGCCGAATCCGGTTGA
- a CDS encoding beta-N-acetylhexosaminidase codes for MVIPHPARLTRHAGSFTPTGVQIGPGTHGPARLLAEYADLPVVHSGPAIRLALAPGFGPEEYALDVTMREANLTASTEAGLLAGVQTVRQLLPRLECLTIRDAPRLPWRGVLLDVARHFLPLEFLREFVDLLALHKYNVLHLHLTDDQGWRIEIDGWPRLTEVGAWRAESMVGAAGSGVFDGVPHGGFYTRRELRELVAFAAARGVRVVPEIDLPGHVRAALAAYPELGNRPGVRLPVWTEWGISPDILGVHDGAFAFCEDVLTQVADVFPAPYLHIGGDECPTTQWAENPVARAKAAALGLGSTAELHPWFLGELHRVVAGLGRQAVCWDETGHAAGRLPAELVVTAWRDAAHGELAVARGHQVVMAPHLSTYFDYRQTEEPGEPPREPITTLEDVYRFDPLAGGLPVSDGTRPGVLGTQAQLWTEHAPTPDHVRHLAFPRLCALAERAWSPPGRGYADFHQRLAGHLTRLRALGALPKERVRFAGAVPVPEKTVP; via the coding sequence ATGGTCATCCCCCACCCCGCGCGGCTGACCCGCCACGCCGGTTCCTTCACGCCCACCGGCGTCCAAATCGGACCGGGCACGCACGGACCCGCCCGGCTGCTCGCCGAGTACGCGGACCTCCCCGTCGTCCACAGTGGACCCGCCATCCGGCTCGCGCTGGCACCCGGTTTCGGGCCCGAGGAATACGCGCTCGACGTCACCATGCGAGAAGCGAACCTCACCGCGTCCACCGAAGCGGGCCTGCTCGCCGGCGTGCAGACGGTCCGCCAGCTGCTCCCCCGGCTCGAATGCCTGACGATCCGCGACGCGCCGCGGCTGCCGTGGCGGGGAGTGCTGCTCGACGTCGCCCGGCACTTCCTGCCCCTGGAGTTCCTGCGCGAGTTCGTCGACCTCCTGGCCCTGCACAAGTACAACGTCCTGCACCTGCACCTCACCGACGACCAGGGCTGGCGGATCGAGATCGACGGGTGGCCCCGGCTGACCGAGGTCGGGGCCTGGCGCGCGGAATCGATGGTCGGGGCCGCGGGCAGCGGCGTCTTCGACGGCGTTCCCCACGGCGGCTTCTACACCCGGCGGGAGCTGCGGGAACTCGTCGCCTTCGCCGCCGCGCGGGGGGTGCGGGTCGTGCCGGAGATCGATCTGCCCGGCCACGTCCGCGCGGCACTGGCCGCCTACCCCGAGCTGGGCAACCGGCCCGGCGTGCGGCTCCCGGTGTGGACGGAGTGGGGCATCAGCCCGGACATCCTCGGCGTCCACGACGGCGCGTTCGCCTTCTGCGAGGACGTGCTCACGCAGGTCGCGGACGTCTTCCCGGCGCCGTACCTGCACATCGGCGGCGACGAATGCCCGACGACGCAGTGGGCGGAAAACCCGGTCGCGCGGGCGAAAGCCGCCGCACTCGGGCTGGGCAGCACCGCCGAGCTGCACCCGTGGTTCCTCGGCGAGCTGCACCGCGTGGTCGCCGGGCTCGGCAGGCAGGCGGTGTGCTGGGACGAGACCGGCCACGCCGCCGGCCGGCTGCCCGCCGAACTGGTCGTCACCGCGTGGCGCGACGCCGCACACGGCGAGCTCGCCGTCGCCCGCGGCCACCAGGTCGTGATGGCCCCGCACCTGTCCACGTACTTCGACTACCGGCAGACCGAGGAGCCGGGCGAGCCGCCGCGCGAACCCATCACGACGCTGGAAGACGTCTACCGCTTCGACCCGCTGGCCGGTGGGCTCCCGGTCAGCGACGGCACCCGGCCGGGCGTGCTCGGGACGCAGGCCCAGCTGTGGACCGAGCACGCGCCGACCCCCGACCACGTGCGGCACCTCGCCTTCCCGCGGCTGTGCGCGCTCGCCGAGCGGGCGTGGTCGCCACCGGGCCGCGGTTATGCTGATTTCCACCAGCGGCTGGCCGGGCACCTCACCCGGCTGCGCGCGCTGGGTGCCCTGCCGAAGGAGCGCGTCCGGTTCGCCGGCGCGGTCCCCGTACCCGAAAAGACGGTGCCTTGA